In the Pocillopora verrucosa isolate sample1 chromosome 4, ASM3666991v2, whole genome shotgun sequence genome, ttcggtgtctctcggcgtggtgttagtggtggctagtccgtcgtctctgtagagtcctacgttgatgttgaggtcttgtagctgtgaaagaaggaaacttccgCGAGCTTCTACAAGCTAGAACCATCCGCATACAACGACCTTCTCGAACAGAACATCACCAAGTCCTACAAGAAAGCACAACCTGACACCGTCTCACTTAAATTTACTTAAATCTTGTTCAAGGTGACGAATTCGAAACCATAAGCAGTACCGGTAGGTTATCTTTTCAAGGCACAGAAATGTTCATACTGTTAAAAGAAAATCCAAGTTTCTCCAATGCACTTGAGTTGACTACGTCTGTTATTCCGTATTAGCTTACTACAATTGGAAACTAGCTCTGATCTAATGGAAAATTCTGATCATCAGCCTATAAAGTGACAATTACCATGCTGTCAATCTTTGACCATCGTCATTATGTCACACTTGACCAAAGAATCACATCAAGTACATACAGCTTATCTTGCATGCGAAGTATTTTCCTTCAAGATATTTACCCTTAACAAAATGACTTTCTACTTTAATAAATTTTCATACCTTCCAAGTTAAGATCtggtaaaacaaaaacaggataGACAGcatcaaaattttaatatttttgctgAATGGCTTCCAATCCCAACACCAAGATAAGCTGAAATTGCATATACACAGAGTTCTTGCTTACATTGGGTACTAACATCGGAGTTATATACATTTCCTGTTAACAAAAGGGGATCCATTAGGTTGTATGCTAAGACAAcacataatatatatatttatatatctaCATATACAGccattttcaaaaacgttgcaatttgaaaacaatataTGTGAAATATATATACCTATATACCTCTATATacatctctttatactgtcattcccaatgacgaaggtctccggtCCCTCAGACGTTTTCTCGATCAACGCACTGTTGAGGAACCTAGCACTACTCCGTCTGGCCAGACTAGTACTAACACCTAATTActtttcattcggtggcaaCTACttcaaacaaactaatggcgtagcCATGGGAACCAAAATGGGTATTtctttggtcagaagttcatttcaaacatagttttcaaaccaatgaccaacctggaactttcaaagCGCTGGCTCACGATGCCAAACTCGTCCTTTCATTCgtaacgtagagaaaatgtcgggtCACCTCTCTCTTTATGTTTCCCAAATCCATTGATTAAAATTCCCTGAAAATTTGCAGCTACTCTTGTTATCATGAGTGTAGAAATGTCACGTATATTtctgatgaaaaaattaaaaaaatactgacGGTGGCCCAGTAGAGTCTGGGTACTACCTTCTCATTGTCACACTAGTGCGTGATGTAGAACGCGCTGGTCTTCAGCAAAAGATTTGGTTAACCCTGAGCGAACTGGAAGAAACGCACTTTTTATGTTAACGAGCGAGGAAAGGTGAGAGCTCTTTAATGCTGTTCTAGCCATTTCAGTGATGAAAATTTGCTCTACACTTAGGGTTTCGAAATTTTCCATTCGTTTGAACGCTGAACTTGAGTCAAAAGTCTAAGTTATCGTTCCGAGAGGAAATCACAATGTAGATGTATCGATTTATGGCGTATCGTCGAGGATTGCTGTTTTATTCCAGTCTACTTTGAAATGTGAAATCGTAATGCTCACGAGTCGTCACGTAGCAGAGGAAATAGATCGCTGTAAGGTTGCATGTCCTAGTATCATATGTTACCGAAGTCCCCGTGTAGGTAATTGCAGGGAGAATTCAGTATCTTAAATGCATTTCGAGTTACGAAATGTAAAAAATGTGTATCATGATTATTCAGGGAGGAATGCTCTATGATTAATGGAACTAGTTGTTTGATTATCAGAATgacttttggttttaaaaattataacataACTGGGTAGTAAGGGTTAAGCGTTAGAAAAAATCGAAACACATAGAACCAACTTTGAAACTCGAATACAATGCACGCCGCCACCTTGGTTAGTGTGACGCGTTACGGTTTGTGACTGCAAACAAAATATCTGTTGTTTGAAGATAATGGTGACAACTACGTACTCTCGTTCGATGACAAATGGATTCCTGAACATGTGAATATTCGTCCTTCAGTAGATGTTCCCAGGGATTTCAGTTAGGGAATCTTTTAAGCGAAGGcaactttttaatttaaaagagtTTAAGACAATCCTTAAGACAAGATTAAGGTGTTGATTGCTAATAGGGCCCGAACTTGGTGTTTACTATGTATTGTTAACTTGCGAATAATTTGTGGTGATCACCTTTCAGTGCGTAATGTTAGGCAATTACCCAGGTAAATTTATCCAGTTGTCCACGTTATTTCGATTAGGTTAAGTTACGTTCattcaaaacgtttttctttgcttaaacaCAACAAAGATCTTTGACGGTGTTTTATCAACAATTATTAACTGAGTTTTAAAACTGCCTGGAAGTTTTGTCTGACCATGTGTAATCTTTTTCCCTTGCGAACTCTTCAAAGAAGCATGGGTGACCGGATAAAACCGCTGAAATTTCTAAGAGACGTTCTCCTTCCACCGGAAATGGAcgtagaaaaagaaatggtgGACGTTCTTCCAAAACTGCCGGCCCGAAAGGAGGATATCTTTATTACGTCATATCCAAGATCAGGTTCGTTTACAAGTGACAGGGGTCTTTTCTCTAAAATGTGAAACTCACTGTAAATCAACAAATGATTTGTTTTGATGTCTTCAGTCCACTGGGCAGGGGACATAATTATGTTATTGGTTTGTACTTAATTGGTTCCTCTTCGTCACTATGACTACTCAGAGTAGTCCGAGTAGTCTTAACGGGACATGCATACGGCAACGACAGTAACAACGAAGGGCACAATAATGACATGGCAAAAAGGCTACGTTTGGGTTCAGTTGAGTTAGGAGCACAAAGTGATTGTGAAAGGAATTCCAGTTTGACTTGGGACGGAGTGAACCGTGAGAAAATACCTAGATCGCGGTTGGCCCGACCCCATTTCCCAAAGTTTTTTATCTCGTTCGCCATTTCTTTTTATCCCTTACGTCTATAAGACAGTTTTTTTGTTACAAGATTACAGAGTAACAAGAACGACGATGATACAAGCAacactaaaaataaataaaagtaacaaCCAGAAAAATTGTAACGAGAGGAATATATGGCCGTTGCGCAAGCCAACCTTCTCGCATGGTGTAGGTTGGGCTCGCTGTAAATTATCAGTTATGTATACAGGACTTTTTTATCAGTACTTTTGAATTAAGTGAAATGATTCCCCACAAACGATTAAGCACTGACTCTCCAAGGTCCAGAAAATAAGCTCTTTGATAATTATTAGCCTCTCATCAATAGCAATGACTTATTTTTGTGTAATGCCTCCTCCTTTTAATAAAGACTGAAATGACGTCTCTGCCGCGATCCACACTTCTCCTTGCAAATGGCAAAATTGTACATTTTCTGAAACTTTGCAAGTTTCTGTTGTCTTTTTTCGCAGGTTCCACTTGGACTGAGGAAGTTGTGTGGCAGATTCTTCATGATGGTAAAATAGACGAGCGTCGATTGGATGAACGAATGCCTTTTGTGGAAGGGATTATTCTGCCTATTAAATCTTATCCCTATACTGTAACAGACCCCGAGTtcgccaagaaaatgtttaccaGCTTCCCTGAGCCTCGCGTATTCAAAACTCATCTTCCTTATTGCTTCGTCCCTAAGGGCTCTGATGAAACTGTCAAGCCTCGATACATATATGTTGTGCGCAATCCCAAAGATGTGCTTGTGTCTATTTATCATCATCACCGCAACATGCCTTACTTAGTGGAAATTCCTTCCTGGGACGAGGCGTTCAAACGTTTTATCACAGGAGACTGTAAGTAACATTCCCTTAGCCATTCTTCATGAACAAGGGCTTTACGTCATTAAGACATATAGTAGGTATATTAGTTCTACAACTCAGTGAACATCCTTTGATAATAAATTTCAGAAGAGACAAACGTATGGCTAGTTCACTAACATAGCTTCCCGCAAGACGGTGGtagagaaaaaaacacaacaagaGTGCCAAGGCTGACACGTTTGAGAGTTAAacaggaaaaattataaaataattcaaatagtacgcgcgctctgattggccataaaaccattttacatgagcgtatcgttcctctttcattagtttttttataaaagaaatgtaaaatggtttccatgtttacatagcctgatgtaaacacttgggaggttgggagaacacgagataagcgtaggaaaccacgacgcgaagctatcaaacaaacaaacgatgAAATCTCGGTTATGTCTGACTGTCTGATCGTCGATCGGAAAAGGCACCCATACCATCAACGAAACATAATATATCATAGTGAGCTCGCAGGTTTAGAGTCCACCAACGTATAAAACTTAAAGTAAATCAAGCTCTGGGAATGTAATATTTCTGAGGTCTGTTTGGATGAAGGAAATATAAATAGCAAATTGGTACGTTTTAATGAGAAGCTTTTCCTTGCCTACTTTGCAGTTACGTTTGGTTTGCACTTTGATCACATGTTAGGCTGGTGGGAACAAAGGGACGACCCTAACATTTTGATTCTTACTTATGAGGACAGAATAAAGgtaagaaatcaaagtaaaccATTTATGGATCTTAAAGCTCTTGTAGATGTATGATATAACCCTCTATTTAGCTTAAGGATTAAGGTTTTTTAGTATTTAATTCGCCAGGGCGTTAATCAGGCTATTTTCAAAGGCTTTGTGTATGACTTGCGGACGAAGGAAATAAATAGATACCAGAAAGAGAACTCGCGTAAACagatttcttcaattttttcgaCAGTTTAAAAAAGTTTGAGTCTTAAACAATTCACAAGGATTTGCATGTATGCATgataagattttgtttgtcGCCATGCAGCTTTTCCCTTTACAGTTCTTTAATATGTGAGCAACTAGAC is a window encoding:
- the LOC131771069 gene encoding amine sulfotransferase-like isoform X1, encoding MLTSEERSMGDRIKPLKFLRDVLLPPEMDVEKEMVDVLPKLPARKEDIFITSYPRSGSTWTEEVVWQILHDGKIDERRLDERMPFVEGIILPIKSYPYTVTDPEFAKKMFTSFPEPRVFKTHLPYCFVPKGSDETVKPRYIYVVRNPKDVLVSIYHHHRNMPYLVEIPSWDEAFKRFITGDFTFGLHFDHMLGWWEQRDDPNILILTYEDRIKDPADAVDKIAKFLSKKISPETRDLIVRQTSFDAMKSSSHTNFTWFEGIKGDGFFRKGQVGGWKDYFTEEQNELFDKVFSERVRDGETAAKLRELMSL
- the LOC131771069 gene encoding amine sulfotransferase-like isoform X2, encoding MLTSEESMGDRIKPLKFLRDVLLPPEMDVEKEMVDVLPKLPARKEDIFITSYPRSGSTWTEEVVWQILHDGKIDERRLDERMPFVEGIILPIKSYPYTVTDPEFAKKMFTSFPEPRVFKTHLPYCFVPKGSDETVKPRYIYVVRNPKDVLVSIYHHHRNMPYLVEIPSWDEAFKRFITGDFTFGLHFDHMLGWWEQRDDPNILILTYEDRIKDPADAVDKIAKFLSKKISPETRDLIVRQTSFDAMKSSSHTNFTWFEGIKGDGFFRKGQVGGWKDYFTEEQNELFDKVFSERVRDGETAAKLRELMSL